In Pseudomonas sp. GCEP-101, one DNA window encodes the following:
- the fliE gene encoding flagellar hook-basal body complex protein FliE has translation MSQGIEFNRLLLEMRSMQMEAMAKAKTQAAPVEAGAPSFSQMLGQAVDKVNGTQQAASDMASAFEMGQKGVDLTDVMIASQKASVSFQAMTQVRNKLVQAYQDIMQMPV, from the coding sequence ATGAGTCAGGGTATCGAGTTCAATCGTCTGTTGCTGGAAATGCGCTCCATGCAAATGGAGGCCATGGCCAAGGCGAAGACGCAGGCCGCGCCGGTCGAAGCGGGAGCGCCGAGCTTCTCGCAGATGCTCGGTCAGGCAGTGGACAAGGTGAACGGTACTCAGCAGGCCGCCTCCGACATGGCCAGCGCGTTCGAGATGGGGCAGAAAGGGGTCGATCTCACTGACGTGATGATCGCCTCGCAGAAGGCCAGTGTTTCTTTCCAGGCGATGACCCAGGTACGCAACAAGCTCGTGCAGGCGTACCAGGACATCATGCAGATGCCGGTTTGA
- a CDS encoding endonuclease domain-containing protein, with amino-acid sequence MDEVEFARQLRRRQTDAERVLWGYLRDRRFLGLKFRRQVPCGTYVLDFYCHELRLAVELDGGQHLESAHDAGRDAWLVGQGIRVVRFWNHDVLARTDVVLESLRLAVESGAG; translated from the coding sequence GTGGATGAGGTGGAGTTCGCACGGCAGTTGCGGCGGCGGCAAACCGACGCTGAGCGCGTGTTATGGGGATATCTGAGAGATCGGAGGTTTCTCGGTTTGAAGTTTCGACGCCAGGTGCCGTGCGGTACTTACGTGCTGGATTTCTACTGCCACGAGTTGCGGTTGGCGGTGGAGCTTGATGGAGGGCAGCATCTGGAGTCGGCCCATGATGCAGGGCGTGATGCCTGGCTGGTGGGGCAGGGGATTCGCGTCGTTCGGTTCTGGAATCATGATGTGCTGGCGCGTACCGACGTCGTGCTGGAATCGCTTCGGTTGGCGGTCGAGTCTGGAGCGGGCTGA